The stretch of DNA CGCGCCAGATAGTCGGCGAACGAGGACCGCGGGAGGAGCCGGTACGTGGGCGCGTCGTCGAGCTGCCAGAGCAGCACCGGGACGGGGCCCACCGTGGTCGACACCGCCCGGCCGGGGCCGAAGGCACGGGGGTGGAGGTCCAGCCGGCAGCCCTTCTCCAGCACCTGGCGGGCGGCCGGGCCGCTCAGCTCGAGCGTGGTGCGGTTCGCCGAGACGTCCACGACCGAGCCCGGGTCTCCCGCGAGTGCCTGCCGCAACTCGGCGGTGTCGATGGGCCCTTCGGACACCACGAGCCACTCGTCGGGGCCGAGCCAGACGGCCGTGTGGGGGCCGGACGCGGTGGTGTGGCCGCACTCTCGCGGCAGCGGCGCCCCCAGGGTCTTCTCCACCCGGCCGGCCGCCTCCGAAGCGGGCTCGAGGCGCAGGTTCACCATGGTGAGGAACGGCCGCTCGGCGAGCGTGACGCCGCGGGCGCCGGTGACGGCGGCCGCGCGCATCCGGTCCGCCAGATGTGCCAGGGGGCTGGTGCGCAGCCCCACCGGGCTCGCGTCGGTCGGCTCAGCCATCTCGCTTGGTCCCTTCGGGGTCGTAGAGCACGGGTTCGGTGACCTGGACGGGGACGAGGT from Streptomyces asiaticus encodes:
- a CDS encoding sarcosine oxidase subunit gamma, giving the protein MAEPTDASPVGLRTSPLAHLADRMRAAAVTGARGVTLAERPFLTMVNLRLEPASEAAGRVEKTLGAPLPRECGHTTASGPHTAVWLGPDEWLVVSEGPIDTAELRQALAGDPGSVVDVSANRTTLELSGPAARQVLEKGCRLDLHPRAFGPGRAVSTTVGPVPVLLWQLDDAPTYRLLPRSSFADYLARWLIDAMREYRGPEVP